A window from Chrysemys picta bellii isolate R12L10 chromosome 2, ASM1138683v2, whole genome shotgun sequence encodes these proteins:
- the ACBD5 gene encoding acyl-CoA-binding domain-containing protein 5 isoform X8, with translation MTSTPNSKAVNGKAESSDSGAESEEGHEEEEEKEIQQSEKDYKNVKQDSAATKDLESIVTNGCYKDNFIPEMQNGIQTKSVLNGLNVKEEIKKVEQSLELTGKTNNSGHQGANEDSVEEVSGIQHLTSDSDSEVFCDSMEQFGQEEPLEMITSAKGPLQHSSHFLEVDHSHLLENAGFPEHANLPSENCRVEDITEAAVEGKGEVKCGGEDGKSSDGGPHKEKKGGEKVDFHGVRRGRGHRMQPLGDGAQGGQMGSGGDGERWGSDRAPRGSLNEQIAVVLMRLQEDMQNVLQRLHTLEALTASQARSVTLQSNLQPASSAKRPSWWPFDISPGTLAFAVVWPFVAQWLVHVYFQRRRRYAAKPICFGSTEVAGILEGIFFTFGWWKCARTRLLLSYVVMEEKMCCYCASYYFCILF, from the exons ATGACTTCCACACCAAATTCAAAGGCTGTGAATGGTAAAGCTGAGAGCAGTGACAGTGGAGCAGAATCAGAAGAGGGTCAtgaagaagaagaggaaaaagaaatacaACAAAGTGAAAAAG ACTATAAGAATGTAAAGCAGGACTCAGCAGCAACTAAGGATTTGGAAAGTATTGTCACTAATGGCTGTTATAAGGACAACTTTATTCCAGAAATGCAGAATGGCATCCAGACTAAATCTGTCCTGAATGGCTTAAATGTGAAGGAAGAAATAAAGAAAGTGGAGCAAAGCCTAGAACTAACGGGAAAAACTAATAACAGTGGTCACCAAG GTGCAAATGAAGACAGTGTTGAAGAGGTCTCAGGAATTCAGCACTTGACAAGTGATTCAGACAGTGAAGTTTTTTGTGATTCTATGGAACAATTTGGACAAGAAGag CCCTTGGAAATGATTACATCAGCCAAAGGACCTTTACAGCATTCATCCCATTTCTTGGAAGTAGATCACAGTCATCTATTGGAAAATGCTGGTTTTCCTGAGCATGCTAACCTGCCCTCTGAGAATTGTAGAGTTGAGGATATAACAGAGGCAGCAGTTGAAGGAAAAGGTGAAGTCAAGTGTGGGGGAGAAGATGGCAAAAGCAGCGATGGAGGCCCTCACAAAGAGAAAAAAGGCGGAGAAAAGGTGGATTTCCATGGAGTCAGAAGAGGGAGAG GGCATAGGATGCAGCCTCTGGGTGATGGTGCTCAAGGTGGACAGATGGGCAGTGGAGGGGATGGAGAACGCTGGGGGTCAGACAGAGCACCAAGGGGCAGCCTTAATGAACAAATTGCAGTAGTGCTCATGAGGTTACAAGAAGACATGCAGAACGTCCTTCAGAGACTGCATACACTGGAGGCACTGACAGCCTCCCAG GCAAGATCTGTGACGCTACAGTCAAATTTACAACCTGCCTCATCTGCtaag AGACCGTCATGGTGGCCCTTTGATATTTCTCCTGGAACTTTAGCCTTTGCTGTTGTATGGCCCTTCGTTGCCCAGTGGTTGGTGCATGTATACTTTCAAAGAAGGCGAAG GTATGCTGCAAAGCCGATCTGTTTTGGGAGCACAGAGGTAGCTGGGATtttggaagggattttttttacttttggttGGTGGAAATGCGCACGCACACGCTTACTGTTGAGTTATGTGGTAATGGAGGAGAAAATGTGCTGCTATTGTGCCtcatattatttttgtattttgttttaa